Genomic DNA from Salvelinus fontinalis isolate EN_2023a unplaced genomic scaffold, ASM2944872v1 scaffold_1970, whole genome shotgun sequence:
ATCGGTCTAGtctaggggggtgggggggcatgACTGCCCTTATGCAGTGGGCTACTCTAGTCTAAGGGGAGCATCCCTATCCTGTCCATGGGCCCTGGACTCTACTCACTGCTGCTATCTGGGCTGGGGATGTCCCGCTGCAGGGCTGCTATGTGCCTGTACCAGCGCAGAGCGTGCACGTGCTGCGGGGCCGGAGGCCTCTGCAGGAGCTCAAAGACCTCCTGGTCCACCCGAGAGGGGCTGAACCCAGCCAGGTAGCTGCGGGAGCTCAGGTACTCAT
This window encodes:
- the LOC129850369 gene encoding elongation factor 1-beta-like, which produces MSSSGELAFDYGFLLHTSEEATATVALNEYLSSRSYLAGFSPSRVDQEVFELLQRPPAPQHVHALRWYRHIAALQRDIPSPDSSSE